The following nucleotide sequence is from Primulina huaijiensis isolate GDHJ02 unplaced genomic scaffold, ASM1229523v2 scaffold42781, whole genome shotgun sequence.
GTTGATATAGAAAAATCAGACCCAGGATTTTAAACACTTGTTGCCCATCCAGAACCAAATACCATCCAAGTGCGCAAGAGGTTGGAATAGACTAAACACCCTGAGATCGGGGTAAGCAGACAGTCTACAATCACCCTCTGCCCCTGAacccacctccaccaccaccccGATTACCACCTCTAAAACCTCCTCTTCTACCCCCTCTTGGAGCACTTCTTCCACGAAATCCACCTGCACGTCCACTTCTTCCACgaaatccaccaccacctccacgTTCACCGCCTCTACCTGCTTGTGATTGTCCCCTGCAAAAATAGTACAGCATCCAGTTACACTTTGAGTACACCAACCACCCAACAAATCTCGGATGGACATAACAAACTACGAGCTACAGTTATAGCTAGATTTTTATAGCAAAGTAATCGTGCGTATTCTTTTCTTTGGGAAAACACACGAGCGGGAAAAACAAGCTTCAACGCTAGTTAGTACAGAAACTAAATTGATCGAGAAATCAAGGAAACAAGATCCATGTACCATGAACCAACCTCCGGATCAATCACTCTTACTCCATAATACAAATGTAGAATATTTTATGATCTCACACTCGGTGTGTGTTATTGGAAAATCACTCATTTGAAAATAAGTGATAAACAATCCTAGCATAGGCTCAGGACAAAAGATTGTTAACATAATCTACTTGAATAAGcacattaaaaaaaagttcCCAAGATAAAATCGattcaacatttcataaactCCGTTCACATAATCGATCAAGGGAAGGCCCTGGACATAAGATCATTCACTGATCAGTCGGAAGCATATAGAAAAGAAGACAAAAGTCAACGAGGACCAAGCATTCCATAAAGTTGGTTTATTTATAAAACATAACATGTAGACGTCCAAGGAAAGACATGAGCAAGATAATAAACAAGCTTTCAGAAAACCAAACTAGGTTCAAACTCTGCCTGACAACCACATTCACATTTAATCACAAGTATCAATTATCAAATAGCATTAGCATTTTCATCTCGGAAGGCTCTAATTACAGATAAGGGACAACTaaccttaaatatttttttccaatttattCATTGCTAGGTAAAAGGCCGAGATGTTTCTTATCGAGTAAATGAATCTCCCAGTCGAGGATAATTTAACTCTGAGATCAGATAATCATGAACATAATTTATTGCATGCAAATAAAACCAGATTCTCAACATTCAAAGGTTAGATTACATACAACTACATATTCACTCAATCCTTATCAGCCAGTAATCGTTATCTTACAACATATTCAGTTTACCACACAATTAAGCAAAAAGAATTGATCTTGGCCAGTGGCCCAGTAGCAAGACAGAAAAATTCCCTGCCGCGTGTTCCTAAATAACACCAAATCTACAATAAGTTTAGAGacataaaacaaataaagaaaaagttaTACTTTGGCGGAGGTAGAAATCTTGAGAGTGGCAAAAGCTTAGCAGGGTCTATGAAGAACTTATCACCCGCAGAATACGACGTGGCCACAATACCTTCCATCATCTTGATGGAAAAATACTACAATACCAACGGAAATAGCACAGGATGTAAGAAAATATCAAGCAATATAAGCTCGAAAACCAAACGCATTACAGTTGGAAGAGGTGTACTCACAGATTCATTAATGGGGCCAAAAATTTCATCCACTTTGCCAATTTGTGTTTTGTTGTGAAGGTAGATAGGTGCATTGAAGTAAGGTATTTTTTCATTTGTAAGCTTCGTGACCGCATCTCCTTCGCAAGCAAGAACAAATGTAGAAACCTCTACGCACAAACCCACCATTCATTAAACACTATAGCAGCTAAAATTACAGAAATAAATTTCACAAAGAGGACACATGTGCGTCGAGACAGAGCACAGACCAACAACTTCTGAAGGAGGGCCTTCATCGCGAGGAGGGCCGCGACTTCCACCACCGAAACGGCCTCCAAATCTGCCGCCTCTAGAGCCGCGTCCACCGTCTCTGCCGCCCCTGAAGCCTCCTCCGCCGCGTCCCCTCGGAGGTCTCATGATCCACACTACTGATCTGCAACTAGAGTAGGAATTTTACACACTGTTATATTCAATTTAAAGGCGATCACCAGCAAGCCGTTTTCGACCAAGTTGTTCCGGTAGGATTTAGGGTTTTCGGATTGGGCCGCTAATTATGATATCGAGACCCAACTCaactattttgttttaaaattggAGCCCAATTAAACTGACGCCTTAGGACAATGCAAGATTACGTGATTGGGCTAGTAAAGAGAGGTTCCGGACCTTTCTGGCGAGGGCCCAATCTGATAGGTCCAGTATAGATTACTAGACCGGTCCAAGCTTATTCAATTGGAGATTGAAATACCAACGGTGGGTTCTTTTTTCCTTCTCTCAAATAATAGAAAACATAGAATTATAttagagtagatctcttgtgagacggtctcacggatctttatctatgagacgggtcaactctaccgatattcacaataaaaagtaatatttttagcataaaaagtaatacttttttatgaatgacccaaataagagatccgtctcacaaaatacgacccgtgattaGACAAAGAAAATTTAGAATGATGGCCTAGTATCCATCTCATGTTCGGTTtagaactatttttttttaaaacttgttAAATAGCCATTGTGATTTTGCGTGTATGATTTGGGTAATTTGGATATCACATTACAATATacgaatttattaaaattatactaAACAATATACAATTTATCACATCGTCTTATTTATTTCCcgtctctctttttttttatatacgtTGTACTGCACATCCCCTCCATTCTCAaatgacaaaattaattaattaattaattaattaaataggtAAAAGGGGAGAGAATAACATGAGGCAGGATTCGGGTTGATTCTGGATCCGAGGTCAGGGTCAATAGTGTCCACGGGTGTCAAACCTGTGAGTGAGAGTAGGGTTTCTATTACTCTTTCTGGGTTTTAATTCATTTCTGCGTCCATtgtataaacacacacacacacacacacacacacacagagcaGCAGTTTAATAGATCTCGGGCATTCAATTACTGTGTGACGTTTCAGATTATCGGCGAGTAAGTGGTCTGAGTTTGAGTCATTTGGGGGTTTGAAATGGTTGGGTTTGGAATGCAGCCGTACGGAATACAGTCGATGCTGAAAGAGGGGCACCGGCATCTGTCGGGTCTGGACGAGGCGGTGCTGAAGAATATTGACGCCTGCAAGCAGCTATCCACCATCACTCGCACGTCCCTCGGCCCCAATGGTCTCTTTTTTAACCCTTCCTTTTTTCATCGAAGATTTATCTTTTATGTTTTTGTAAAGTAGTGGTCTTTTTTCGACTAGTTAAACGATAATTGGGTTCGATCCAATTTTTGCTGGGTTTCATGAGCATAGTACGCTGTTCTATGAAGAAATGGAGTAGAGAAGCTCAGTACGAAGAAGAAATATTGTTTCTTTAATTATGGTGTATTTATTAaaccacgagtttgtatgtgtTTTGTTGTGCTCCTGATACGACTTTCATCGTCGTTTTGTGGTAGTGCAGTGCCATTTACATTAGCTTCATCTTCATATAGGGTCCATCGATATTACTTATTTATACATGTAATACGCATTAGCTGGTCCCTATCGAGCATCCAAGTATTTTCCGAATCATTGAAAGGAGTTTCGGAGATATTCTTATTCATCTTAATTGAAGCTTCTTTCTTCAACTACCTCACGTGAACTCCTTAATACTTTCTGACATATTCTAATCTTATATTTACAGTTTGAAACTTAGCGATTTTATTTTCAGGAAGCATCTAACCATGGCACTCatgatttatcaaatttttgaacaattttCCCTTATATGGCCTTTATGTTCATGTTCAGGTATGAATAAGATGGTCATCAATCACTTGGATAAGCTCTTTGTCACCAATGATGCTGCAACAATAGTAAATGAGCTTGAGGTTCAGCATCCTGCAgctaaaattttggtttttgctGGAAAAGCACAGCAAGAAGAAATTGGGGATGGAGCTAATTTGACTATTTCATTTGCTGGGGAACTTCTGCAGAATGCAGAGGAACTCATTAGGATGGGGCTGCACCCTAGTGAGGTTATAATTGGATACACAAAGGCTATCAATAAGGTTTGAGGTTTTAGATGTTTATCTGTGTTGACAATGAAATGTAGTTCTAGCCTACTTCATTTAAGGTAATTTAGTATCCTATTATTGCAGACGATCGAGATATTGGAGGAATTGGTTGAAAGTGGTTCGGAGAATATGAATGTGAGAGAAAAAGACGAAGTTATTTCACGAATGCGATCTGCAGTTGCCAGCAAACAATTTGGATTGGAGGATAAATTGTGTTCTCTAATTGCTGATGTAAAACAACTTTGTACTTTTGATATACAGTCTAATATCTACCTTGAAAAAAATGCTAATTGTTAGGCATTTTTTTTCTAGGCTTGTATTCAGGTTTGCCCCAAGAACCCATCCAATTTCAATGTGGATAATGTCCGAGTTGCTAAGCTCTTGGGTGGAGGTCTACATGATTCCACTATAGTTCGAGGTATTGTATTGAAGAATGACGCTGTGGGGACTATTAAGAGAATTGAGAAGGCCAAGGTGATTGTTATGATACATATATCACTTTTCTTTATTGGATAGTTGTGTGTATTCCTGCTCTGCTTCTTGCTTCAAACAAAGCAAAAggcttgttttattttaatccagaatatttgtttctatttttaatTCTTGAAAAACAAGGATATTATGTTCATTGTACACATCAATGTTACAAATTATGTGGCGGTAGTAACGCTCGTCCTCACACTAATATTCCTTCctaaaaaataaaggaaaaaaagtTGAAACAAAATTTCTTTTATGATGTTTTGGAGGTTGTGAGGGAGCTGTAAATCATTTGGGCAGAACTTAAGCTTGTTAGTATGACAATTCCTATTTTTTTTACTCTTCTCAGTTACAAAACTGCCTCAACCTTGTATCGTATTATGTTCGTCCTTCGATTACAGTTATTTTTTCGGATCTCGATTAAGTATGCTTGTTAGGAATGATGCTTCCACATTATGAATCTAATCCATTATTATTATCGTTCGCTGTCACAGGTTGCTGTTTTTGTTGGGGGTGTTGATACATCAGCTACAGAAACAAAAGGAACTGTCCTTATACATAGTGCTGAGCAGGTATGTATACGTGAGATTTTAACTCTGTTTTCAGACCTTTATGCACTGATGTGGTAATATTTGTTCCTTATATGGTTATTGAACAATCTTAAGTGGTCATGTTTCATCGTTTAATCTCCTTCTCTGTCATAGCAGGTCCTCCACTGGTTTCTATGTAAGTGGCCTAGTTACTGCATTATTCGCTTTATCTGGAGCCTTCTAGATGCCGGGCTCTTTACCAAGTTGATGTTTTAGTTTCTTGTCACGTGATGGATCTTAAAATGCATCTTTAGGGCCTTGTTGTTTATGTGTATTGTCGTAAGTTTGTTTCCACTATTAGAA
It contains:
- the LOC140969778 gene encoding putative H/ACA ribonucleoprotein complex subunit 1-like protein 1; translated protein: MRPPRGRGGGGFRGGRDGGRGSRGGRFGGRFGGGSRGPPRDEGPPSEVVEVSTFVLACEGDAVTKLTNEKIPYFNAPIYLHNKTQIGKVDEIFGPINESYFSIKMMEGIVATSYSAGDKFFIDPAKLLPLSRFLPPPKGQSQAGRGGERGGGGGFRGRSGRAGGFRGRSAPRGGRRGGFRGGNRGGGGGGFRGRG